A window of the Alnus glutinosa chromosome 4, dhAlnGlut1.1, whole genome shotgun sequence genome harbors these coding sequences:
- the LOC133866482 gene encoding VQ motif-containing protein 8, chloroplastic, translating to MSPAKFHGDDDDEHSGRDIKGPRPSPLKINKGSHFIQKQSSSSSTSISSVLSDCVAPVRQQQRRPVIIYTHSPKIIHTQARDFMALVQKLTGVSRPNDDEATAQPDHHHHHHPHNSDKISLSMEGGNDRHMKPVSHDDNDSSSALTDENCGGGKASSSSLLPTLNQNQNQTNQYFADMPLFTPNSSSFFCSPRPVYRYPDSSYASPNVGNSMSPSVFEFLKGLPEY from the coding sequence ATGAGCCCTGCAAAGTTTCATGGCGACGATGATGATGAGCATTCAGGGAGGGACATCAAAGGTCCACGTCCGTCCCCCTTGAAGATCAACAAGGGCTCCCACTTTATTCAGAAGCAATCTTCGAGCTCTTCAACGTCAATCTCTTCGGTACTTTCTGATTGCGTTGCTCCGGTCAGGCAGCAACAGCGGCGACCGGTTATTATATACACTCATTCTCCCAAGATCATCCACACCCAGGCTCGGGATTTCATGGCTCTCGTCCAGAAGCTCACCGGCGTGTCGCGTCCCAACGACGATGAAGCCACTGCACAGcctgatcatcatcatcatcatcatccccaTAATAGCGATAAGATCAGCTTGTCTATGGAAGGTGGAAATGATCGTCACATGAAGCCTGTTAGCCACGATGACAACGACTCGTCTTCCGCTCTCACAGATGAGAATTGCGGCGGCGGCAAGGCAAGCTCGTCGTCCTTGTTACCAACtctaaaccaaaaccaaaaccaaaccaATCAATATTTTGCTGACATGCCTTTGTTTACCCCGAATTCGAGCAGTTTCTTCTGCTCGCCTCGGCCTGTTTATAGATATCCTGATTCGTCGTACGCGTCGCCGAACGTGGGTAACTCCATGTCACCGTCTGTTTTCGAGTTTCTCAAAGGACTACCAGAATACTGA